From Saccharothrix espanaensis DSM 44229, the proteins below share one genomic window:
- a CDS encoding bifunctional FO biosynthesis protein CofGH, giving the protein MAVDISISPPEPHPSPAAMRRALRRAADGAVLDVTEASVLLHARGDDLDALLAAAGRVRDAHLLAEGRPGVVTYSRNAFIPLTRLCRDRCHYCTFATVPHRLPAAFLERDEVLDIARRAAAQGCKEALFTLGDRPEERWPQAKEWLEARGYESTLDYVRASAIAVLEETGLLPHLNPGVLSWEELQRLRPVAASMGMMLETTAERLWSEPGGPHYGSPDKDPAVRLRVLTDAGRVNVPFTTGILIGIGETVTERAESLLAMRGIARQYGHIQEVIIQNFRAKPDTAMRGMPDADLNELAATIAVARLVMPTSTSVQAPPNLVGDEFGLMLRAGIDDWGGVSPVTPDHVNPERPWPHVDTLAALTKTAGFDLRERLAVYPRYVRSAPGQWIDTRLTGHVRALAGDEGLADPDAPVVGREWQEPDGGLDTYGRADLHTAVDTEGRTGDRRGDFDSVYGDWGSLSVPVAATRLPEDTARALKIAADDPARLLADTDAAMALLTADGEALETMTRLADDLRRDVVGDDVTYVVNRNINFSNVCYVGCRFCAFAQRERDADAFRLSIDEVADRAQEAWDAGATEVCMQGGIDPKLPVTYYADVVRAIKTRVPGMHVHAFSPMEIVSAAAKAGVSVREWLTDLRQAGLDTIPGTAAEILDDDVRWVLTKGKLPAATWLEVVATAHEVGLRSSSTMMYGHVDHPGHWLGHFRELARLQDRTGGLTEFVGLPFVHRNAPIYLAGVARPGPTRRDNRAIHAFARLALHGRVDNVQCSWVKLGDEGTAEVLRGGANDLGGTLMEETISRMAGSEHGSARTARQLHDTAALAGRPARQRTTTYGRVDTVR; this is encoded by the coding sequence GTGGCCGTGGACATCTCGATCAGCCCGCCCGAGCCCCACCCGAGTCCGGCGGCGATGCGGCGCGCCCTGCGCCGGGCCGCCGACGGCGCCGTGCTGGACGTGACCGAGGCGTCCGTGCTGCTGCACGCCCGCGGCGACGACCTCGACGCGCTGCTGGCGGCGGCGGGCCGGGTGCGCGACGCGCACCTGCTCGCCGAGGGCCGCCCCGGCGTCGTGACCTACAGCCGCAACGCGTTCATCCCGCTGACCCGGCTGTGCCGCGACCGCTGCCACTACTGCACGTTCGCGACGGTCCCGCACCGGCTGCCCGCCGCGTTCCTGGAGCGCGACGAGGTCCTCGACATCGCCCGCCGGGCCGCCGCCCAGGGCTGCAAGGAAGCCCTGTTCACGCTCGGCGACCGGCCCGAGGAGCGCTGGCCGCAGGCCAAGGAGTGGCTGGAGGCGCGCGGCTACGAGTCGACCCTGGACTACGTCCGGGCCAGCGCGATCGCGGTGCTGGAGGAGACCGGCCTGCTGCCGCACCTCAACCCCGGCGTGCTGAGCTGGGAGGAGCTCCAGCGGCTGCGGCCGGTGGCGGCCAGCATGGGGATGATGCTGGAGACCACCGCCGAGCGGCTGTGGAGCGAGCCGGGCGGCCCGCACTACGGCAGCCCCGACAAGGACCCCGCGGTGCGGCTGCGGGTGCTCACCGACGCGGGCCGGGTCAACGTCCCGTTCACCACCGGCATCCTGATCGGCATCGGCGAGACGGTGACCGAGCGGGCCGAGTCGCTGCTGGCGATGCGCGGGATCGCCCGCCAGTACGGGCACATCCAGGAAGTCATCATCCAGAACTTCCGGGCCAAGCCGGACACCGCGATGCGCGGGATGCCCGACGCCGACCTGAACGAACTGGCCGCCACGATCGCCGTCGCGCGGCTGGTGATGCCGACCTCGACCAGCGTCCAGGCCCCGCCGAACCTGGTCGGCGACGAGTTCGGCCTGATGCTGCGGGCCGGCATCGACGACTGGGGCGGTGTCTCCCCGGTGACGCCCGACCACGTCAACCCCGAACGCCCGTGGCCGCACGTGGACACGCTCGCCGCGCTCACCAAGACCGCCGGGTTCGACCTGCGGGAGCGCCTCGCGGTCTACCCGAGGTACGTGCGGTCCGCGCCCGGCCAGTGGATCGACACCCGGCTGACCGGGCACGTCCGCGCGCTGGCCGGCGACGAGGGCCTGGCCGACCCGGACGCACCCGTGGTCGGCCGCGAGTGGCAGGAGCCCGACGGCGGGCTGGACACCTACGGCCGCGCCGACCTGCACACCGCCGTCGACACCGAGGGCCGCACCGGCGACCGGCGCGGCGACTTCGACTCCGTCTACGGCGACTGGGGCTCGCTGAGCGTGCCGGTGGCCGCGACCCGGTTGCCCGAGGACACCGCCCGCGCGCTCAAGATCGCCGCCGACGACCCGGCCCGGCTGTTGGCGGACACCGACGCCGCCATGGCGCTGCTGACCGCCGACGGCGAGGCGCTGGAGACGATGACCCGGCTGGCCGACGACCTGCGCCGGGACGTCGTGGGCGACGACGTGACCTACGTCGTCAACCGCAACATCAACTTCTCCAACGTCTGCTACGTCGGCTGCCGGTTCTGCGCCTTCGCCCAGCGCGAGCGCGACGCCGACGCGTTCCGGCTGAGCATCGACGAGGTCGCCGACCGCGCCCAGGAGGCGTGGGACGCGGGCGCGACCGAGGTCTGCATGCAGGGCGGCATCGACCCGAAGCTGCCGGTCACCTACTACGCCGACGTGGTGCGGGCGATCAAGACCCGGGTGCCCGGGATGCACGTCCACGCGTTCAGCCCGATGGAGATCGTCAGCGCGGCGGCCAAGGCGGGCGTGAGCGTCCGCGAGTGGCTCACCGACCTCCGGCAGGCCGGGCTGGACACCATCCCCGGCACCGCCGCCGAGATCCTCGACGACGACGTGCGCTGGGTGCTCACCAAGGGCAAGCTGCCCGCCGCCACCTGGCTGGAGGTCGTCGCCACCGCGCACGAGGTGGGCCTGCGGTCGTCGTCCACGATGATGTACGGCCACGTCGACCACCCCGGCCACTGGCTGGGCCACTTCCGCGAGCTGGCCCGGTTGCAGGACCGCACCGGCGGCCTGACCGAGTTCGTCGGCCTGCCGTTCGTGCACCGCAACGCGCCGATCTACCTGGCGGGCGTGGCCCGGCCCGGCCCGACCCGGCGGGACAACCGCGCCATCCACGCGTTCGCCCGGCTGGCGCTGCACGGGCGGGTGGACAACGTCCAGTGCTCGTGGGTCAAGCTCGGTGACGAGGGCACGGCGGAGGTGCTGCGGGGCGGCGCGAACGACCTCGGCGGCACGCTGATGGAGGAGACCATCAGCCGGATGGCGGGCTCCGAGCACGGCTCCGCGCGGACCGCCCGGCAGCTGCACGACACGGCGGCCCTGGCCGGTCGGCCGGCCCGCCAGCGCACTACGACATATGGCCGAGTCGACACCGTGCGGTGA
- a CDS encoding TIGR03767 family metallophosphoesterase: MAFNRRGFLQAAGVAGATVLWGGPPASATGTTGTTLDGAATPVGQAGYRRLTAGPGWPLVVRGDLAAPGAARLDHRRPLACFVQFTDMHMVDTQSPARFEHTHPLIGSGAFRAHETLAQHTSTALVRKVNALPGGPFTGRPIDFMMTTGDNTDNHEQVELDWFLTVLNGGRITANTGDPARYEGVQNSGVKSYWNPGSTLADDYKAKGFPLVPSLLDAVIRPFDSPGLRIPWYCTFGNHDDSVVGSLPDGIPFIDALYTGNRKVMGFAQDDSARIARAMTEPAHAADAALVLAANRGLVRTVTADPRRRPFGTAEFVRAHLDPRNTGPGPVGHGFTPDNADGVDVFYTFRIAPGVTGISLDTTTTAGFADGSIGLHQYLWLEKVLRRNSSRYYDGLGLKRTQAVTDELFILFSHHTSWTMGNVLPDRRRPLDPRLDGNALVGLLQRFPNVVAWVNGHTHENRIVPHGTGDRAFWEINTAAHVDHPQHARVIELVDNGDGTLSLFTTLVEGDAPYAVDYDDATPRGLASLAREFAFNDPHADLNAVGAPTDRNAELLVAGRSPVTA; this comes from the coding sequence ATGGCGTTCAACCGACGGGGATTCCTCCAGGCGGCCGGGGTCGCGGGCGCGACGGTCCTCTGGGGCGGCCCACCCGCCTCCGCGACCGGCACCACGGGCACCACGCTGGACGGCGCGGCCACCCCGGTCGGCCAGGCCGGCTACCGCAGGCTGACCGCCGGACCCGGCTGGCCGCTCGTCGTGCGCGGCGACCTGGCCGCACCGGGCGCGGCCCGGCTGGACCACCGCCGGCCGCTGGCCTGCTTCGTCCAGTTCACCGACATGCACATGGTCGACACCCAGAGCCCCGCGCGCTTCGAGCACACCCACCCGCTGATCGGCTCGGGCGCGTTCCGGGCGCACGAGACGCTCGCCCAGCACACGTCGACCGCGCTGGTGCGCAAGGTCAACGCGCTGCCCGGCGGCCCGTTCACCGGCCGCCCGATCGACTTCATGATGACCACCGGCGACAACACCGACAACCACGAGCAGGTCGAGCTCGACTGGTTCCTCACCGTCCTCAACGGCGGCCGGATCACCGCCAACACCGGCGACCCGGCGCGCTACGAGGGCGTGCAGAACTCCGGCGTGAAGTCCTACTGGAACCCCGGCAGCACCCTCGCCGACGACTACAAGGCCAAGGGCTTCCCGCTGGTCCCGTCGCTGCTCGACGCGGTGATCCGGCCGTTCGACAGCCCCGGCCTGCGCATCCCGTGGTACTGCACGTTCGGCAACCACGACGACAGCGTGGTCGGCTCGCTCCCGGACGGCATCCCGTTCATCGACGCCCTCTACACCGGCAACCGCAAGGTCATGGGCTTCGCCCAGGACGACTCGGCCCGGATCGCCCGCGCCATGACCGAACCCGCGCACGCCGCCGACGCCGCGCTCGTCCTGGCCGCGAACCGGGGCCTGGTCCGCACGGTCACCGCCGACCCGCGCCGCCGGCCGTTCGGCACCGCCGAGTTCGTCCGCGCCCACCTCGACCCGCGCAACACCGGACCCGGCCCGGTCGGCCACGGCTTCACCCCGGACAACGCCGACGGCGTGGACGTCTTCTACACGTTCCGGATCGCGCCCGGCGTCACCGGCATCAGCCTCGACACCACGACCACCGCCGGCTTCGCGGACGGCTCGATCGGCCTGCACCAGTACCTCTGGCTGGAGAAGGTGCTGCGCCGCAACAGCTCCCGCTACTACGACGGGCTCGGCCTCAAGCGCACCCAGGCCGTCACCGACGAGCTGTTCATCCTGTTCAGCCACCACACCAGCTGGACCATGGGCAACGTGCTGCCCGACCGCCGCCGCCCGCTGGACCCCCGGCTGGACGGCAACGCCCTGGTCGGCCTGCTCCAGCGGTTCCCGAACGTGGTCGCCTGGGTCAACGGGCACACCCACGAGAACAGGATCGTCCCGCACGGCACCGGCGACCGGGCGTTCTGGGAGATCAACACCGCCGCGCACGTCGACCACCCGCAGCACGCCCGGGTCATCGAACTCGTGGACAACGGCGACGGCACCCTGTCGCTGTTCACCACCCTGGTCGAGGGCGACGCCCCCTACGCGGTGGACTACGACGACGCCACGCCGCGCGGGCTGGCCTCGCTGGCCCGCGAGTTCGCCTTCAACGACCCGCACGCCGACCTGAACGCCGTCGGCGCGCCGACCGACCGCAACGCCGAACTGCTGGTCGCCGGCCGTTCCCCGGTCACCGCGTGA
- a CDS encoding chorismate mutase, translating into MTAEPGSLDEVRARIDGLDAELVRLLARRQRMVEVAARFKVDEQAVRDPGRVERVIEGVVRLAAEKGLSPAVAEAVWRAMIGAFVDLELDEHRRA; encoded by the coding sequence ATGACTGCTGAGCCGGGTTCGCTGGACGAGGTCCGGGCGCGGATCGACGGGTTGGACGCCGAACTGGTGCGGTTGTTGGCGCGGCGGCAGCGGATGGTCGAGGTGGCTGCCCGGTTCAAGGTCGACGAACAAGCCGTGCGGGATCCCGGCCGGGTCGAGCGGGTGATCGAGGGGGTTGTGCGGCTCGCCGCCGAGAAGGGGTTGTCGCCGGCGGTCGCGGAGGCCGTGTGGCGGGCGATGATCGGGGCGTTCGTGGACCTCGAACTGGACGAGCACCGGCGGGCGTGA
- a CDS encoding exodeoxyribonuclease III — translation MLTVSTVNVNGLRAAAKKGYREWLAATPADVVCIQEVRAEPGQLTEDVRSPAGWHMAQAHSEVKGRNGVAVLTREEPAAVRVGFGVPEFELSGRYVEVELPTVVVASVYVPSGDVGTPRQDEKDRFMAGFLPYLVELREKAAADGREVLVCGDWNIAHRDVDLKAWKANQKSSGCLPAEREFLSSVFSAGYVDVVRSLHPDVTGPYTWWSYRGKAFDNDSGWRIDYQVATDALAARAVSAVVERPPSYGERWTDHAPVTVVYGD, via the coding sequence GTGCTCACCGTGTCGACCGTGAACGTGAACGGGCTGCGTGCCGCCGCCAAGAAGGGCTACCGCGAGTGGCTGGCCGCGACGCCGGCGGACGTGGTGTGCATCCAGGAGGTCCGCGCGGAACCGGGCCAGCTCACCGAGGACGTCCGGTCGCCCGCCGGCTGGCACATGGCGCAGGCGCACTCGGAGGTCAAGGGGCGCAACGGTGTCGCCGTGCTGACCCGGGAGGAGCCGGCGGCCGTCCGGGTCGGGTTCGGGGTGCCGGAGTTCGAGCTGTCCGGGCGGTACGTCGAGGTCGAGCTGCCGACGGTGGTGGTGGCCAGCGTGTACGTGCCCAGCGGTGACGTGGGCACCCCGCGCCAGGACGAGAAGGACCGGTTCATGGCCGGCTTCCTGCCGTACCTGGTGGAGCTGCGGGAGAAGGCGGCGGCGGACGGGCGCGAGGTCCTGGTGTGCGGTGACTGGAACATCGCGCACCGCGACGTGGACCTCAAGGCGTGGAAGGCGAACCAGAAGTCGTCGGGCTGCCTGCCGGCCGAGCGGGAGTTCCTGTCCAGCGTGTTCTCGGCCGGGTACGTCGACGTGGTGCGCTCGTTGCACCCGGACGTGACGGGGCCGTACACGTGGTGGTCGTACCGCGGGAAGGCGTTCGACAACGACTCCGGCTGGCGGATCGACTACCAGGTGGCGACCGACGCGCTGGCGGCCCGTGCGGTGTCGGCGGTGGTGGAGCGGCCCCCGTCGTACGGGGAGCGGTGGACCGACCACGCGCCGGTGACCGTCGTGTACGGCGACTGA
- a CDS encoding cytochrome P450 — MGRYPPQVSGALPVLGHLVEFIRTPVELVGRGHREVGDVFSLRLPGKRAVVLLGTERNRFFFGETDRKLSIRTAYPFFERMFSPEFYFFAGVDEYRRQREIVVPRFQGRQLDGYVEAMRDETAAFVDRLGATGEFDLTAELGPLVMRIAARCFLGPDFGSRMDRDFFAEFRRFSAGMNPAAPQRLPLPSVVRSNRARDRLRVALGGMIRERRERPAVPPDFLQTLAEAVYADGTKVPDAVLVNMILLFTWAGHETTTGHISWALVDLLGHPGHVERVRAETGELDLAGVKALAHLDNCLHETERLHPVAHLLVRQAAEPIELDGHEIPEGTMVIAAPSVSHRLPEEHARPDEFRPDRYTEGREGRLERQALIGFGGGLHRCTGVHFAYLEMKLIVATLLRHYDFELLDPDPRPVPGMHTKWPDSPCRVRYARRVRSVV; from the coding sequence ATGGGCCGCTACCCTCCGCAGGTGTCCGGCGCGTTACCCGTGCTGGGGCACTTGGTCGAGTTCATCCGCACACCGGTCGAGCTGGTCGGACGAGGCCACCGGGAAGTCGGGGACGTGTTCTCGCTGCGCCTGCCCGGCAAGCGCGCGGTGGTGCTGCTGGGCACGGAGCGCAACCGGTTCTTCTTCGGTGAGACGGATCGCAAGTTGTCGATCCGCACCGCGTACCCGTTCTTCGAGCGAATGTTCTCGCCCGAGTTCTACTTCTTCGCCGGCGTGGACGAGTACCGGCGGCAGCGCGAGATCGTCGTGCCGCGCTTCCAGGGCAGGCAGCTGGACGGGTACGTCGAGGCGATGCGCGACGAGACGGCCGCGTTCGTCGACCGGCTGGGCGCGACCGGCGAGTTCGACCTGACCGCCGAACTCGGCCCGCTGGTGATGCGGATCGCCGCCCGCTGCTTCCTCGGCCCGGACTTCGGCTCGCGCATGGACCGCGACTTCTTCGCCGAGTTCCGCCGGTTCTCCGCCGGGATGAACCCCGCCGCGCCGCAACGGCTCCCGCTGCCCTCCGTGGTCCGCAGCAACCGCGCCCGCGACCGGCTGCGGGTCGCGCTCGGCGGCATGATCCGGGAACGCCGGGAGCGCCCCGCCGTGCCGCCGGACTTCCTGCAAACCCTGGCCGAAGCGGTCTACGCCGACGGCACCAAGGTCCCGGACGCCGTGCTGGTCAACATGATCCTGCTGTTCACGTGGGCCGGCCACGAGACCACCACCGGGCACATCTCCTGGGCGCTGGTCGACCTGCTCGGCCACCCCGGGCACGTCGAGCGGGTCCGCGCGGAGACCGGCGAGCTCGACCTGGCCGGCGTGAAGGCGTTGGCGCACCTCGACAACTGCCTGCACGAGACCGAACGCCTGCACCCCGTCGCGCACCTGCTCGTGCGCCAGGCGGCCGAGCCGATCGAGCTGGACGGCCACGAGATCCCCGAGGGCACCATGGTGATCGCCGCGCCCTCGGTGTCGCACCGGCTGCCCGAGGAGCACGCCCGCCCCGACGAGTTCCGGCCCGACCGGTACACCGAGGGTCGGGAGGGTCGGCTGGAGCGCCAGGCGCTGATCGGCTTCGGCGGCGGGCTGCACCGCTGCACCGGCGTGCACTTCGCCTACCTGGAGATGAAGCTGATCGTCGCGACCCTGCTGCGGCACTACGACTTCGAGCTGCTCGACCCCGATCCGCGGCCGGTGCCGGGGATGCACACCAAGTGGCCGGACTCGCCGTGCCGGGTCCGGTATGCCCGCCGGGTCCGATCGGTGGTGTGA
- a CDS encoding SH3 domain-containing protein, whose product MFGIPTRGLIVIGVLGAAGVMWVSNGGKPMGSEKAAAECKVTVTADILNVRSGPADTQPIVSTMQRDSVVKAERTVQNGFRLLADGRWVNNDFVAPTSDSNCG is encoded by the coding sequence ATGTTCGGGATTCCTACGCGCGGGCTGATCGTGATCGGTGTCCTCGGTGCGGCGGGGGTGATGTGGGTGTCCAACGGCGGCAAGCCGATGGGGTCGGAGAAGGCGGCGGCGGAGTGCAAGGTCACCGTGACCGCCGACATCCTCAACGTCCGGTCCGGGCCGGCCGACACCCAGCCGATCGTGTCGACCATGCAGCGCGACTCGGTGGTCAAGGCCGAGCGCACGGTGCAGAACGGGTTCCGGCTGCTGGCCGACGGGCGGTGGGTGAACAACGACTTCGTCGCGCCGACGTCGGACAGTAACTGCGGCTAG
- a CDS encoding NADP-dependent isocitrate dehydrogenase — protein MGKIKVQGTVVELDGDEMTRIIWQFIKDKLIHPYLDVDLEYYDLGIEHRDATDDQVTIDSANAIKKHGVGVKCATITPDEARVEEFGLKKMWVSPNGTIRNILGGVVFREPIIISNIPRLVPGWTKPIIIGRHAHGDQYKATNFKVPGAGELTITFTPQDGSEPIKHVVANYGPDGGVAMGMYNFNKSIEDFARASFAYGLQRNYPVYMSTKNTILKAYDGAFKDIFQAVFESEFKDKFDAAGLTYEHRLIDDMVAAALKWEGGYVWACKNYDGDVQSDTVAQGFGSLGLMTSVLMTPDGRTVEAEAAHGTVTRHFRQHQAGKPTSTNPIASIYAWTGGLKHRGKLDGTPEVTGFAETLEQVIISTVESGKMTKDLAALVGRDQEWLTTEEFLGTLDENLQKKMAG, from the coding sequence ATGGGCAAGATCAAGGTTCAGGGGACCGTCGTCGAACTCGACGGCGACGAGATGACCCGAATCATCTGGCAGTTCATCAAGGACAAGCTGATCCACCCGTACCTGGACGTCGACCTGGAGTACTACGACCTGGGCATCGAGCACCGGGACGCCACGGACGACCAGGTGACGATCGACTCGGCGAACGCCATCAAGAAGCACGGCGTGGGCGTCAAGTGCGCCACCATCACCCCGGACGAGGCTCGGGTCGAGGAGTTCGGCCTGAAGAAGATGTGGGTCTCGCCGAACGGCACGATCCGCAACATCCTCGGCGGCGTGGTGTTCCGCGAGCCGATCATCATCTCCAACATCCCGCGGCTGGTGCCGGGCTGGACCAAGCCGATCATCATCGGCCGCCACGCCCACGGCGACCAGTACAAGGCCACCAACTTCAAGGTGCCCGGCGCGGGTGAGCTGACCATCACCTTCACGCCGCAGGACGGCTCCGAGCCGATCAAGCACGTCGTGGCCAACTACGGCCCCGACGGCGGCGTGGCGATGGGCATGTACAACTTCAACAAGTCCATCGAGGACTTCGCGCGCGCCTCGTTCGCCTACGGGTTGCAGCGGAACTACCCGGTGTACATGTCGACGAAGAACACGATCCTGAAGGCGTACGACGGTGCCTTCAAGGACATCTTCCAGGCGGTCTTCGAGTCCGAGTTCAAGGACAAGTTCGACGCCGCCGGCCTCACCTACGAGCACCGCCTGATCGACGACATGGTCGCCGCGGCGCTCAAGTGGGAGGGCGGCTACGTCTGGGCCTGCAAGAACTACGACGGTGACGTGCAGTCCGACACCGTGGCGCAGGGCTTCGGCTCGCTGGGCCTGATGACGTCGGTGCTGATGACCCCGGACGGCCGGACCGTCGAGGCCGAGGCGGCGCACGGCACGGTGACCCGGCACTTCCGCCAGCACCAGGCCGGCAAGCCGACCTCCACGAACCCGATCGCCTCGATCTACGCGTGGACCGGCGGCCTCAAGCACCGCGGCAAGCTGGACGGCACCCCCGAGGTCACCGGCTTCGCGGAGACGCTGGAGCAGGTCATCATCTCGACCGTCGAGAGCGGCAAGATGACCAAGGACCTGGCCGCGCTGGTGGGCCGGGACCAGGAGTGGCTGACCACCGAGGAGTTCCTCGGCACGCTGGACGAGAACCTGCAGAAGAAGATGGCCGGCTGA
- a CDS encoding metal-dependent hydrolase: MSTGPTHAMSGLLAWAAVTALAENHPIGQLSPQSWAVGAVLATGAALLPDLDHPSSTISRTFGPVSAGASALINTISSFVYRTTRTRKDSNRDGGHRGLTHTLAFALASAVGTTAVVQQSQKWALPVLMFVFAGLAVRGIMNDWCPQKDALLITGVSAGITVLCVVWTEQTPASAAACGVAVGVGCVAHYLGDAITEQGCPILWPIPLAGKTWFPVAPPKIMRMQTGGTVEMAIVGPLITILSVWLSAAALQRTGLLPFLDGFDLLPI, translated from the coding sequence ATGTCGACCGGACCCACGCACGCCATGAGCGGCTTACTGGCCTGGGCGGCGGTGACCGCGCTCGCCGAGAACCACCCCATCGGTCAGCTCAGCCCGCAGAGCTGGGCGGTCGGCGCGGTGCTGGCGACCGGAGCCGCCCTGCTGCCCGACCTGGACCACCCGTCCTCGACCATCTCCCGGACGTTCGGGCCGGTCAGCGCGGGTGCGTCGGCGTTGATCAACACGATCAGCTCGTTCGTCTACCGCACCACGCGGACCCGCAAGGACTCCAACCGCGACGGGGGCCACCGCGGGCTGACGCACACGCTCGCGTTCGCCCTGGCCTCCGCCGTGGGCACGACGGCCGTGGTCCAGCAGTCCCAGAAGTGGGCGCTGCCGGTGCTGATGTTCGTGTTCGCGGGCCTGGCCGTGCGCGGGATCATGAACGACTGGTGCCCGCAGAAGGACGCCCTGCTCATCACCGGGGTCTCCGCGGGCATCACGGTCCTGTGCGTGGTGTGGACCGAGCAGACACCGGCCAGCGCGGCGGCGTGCGGGGTCGCGGTGGGGGTGGGCTGCGTCGCGCACTACCTGGGCGACGCGATCACCGAGCAGGGCTGCCCGATCCTGTGGCCGATCCCGCTGGCGGGCAAGACGTGGTTCCCGGTCGCGCCGCCGAAGATCATGCGGATGCAGACCGGCGGCACCGTGGAGATGGCGATCGTCGGACCGCTGATCACGATCCTGTCCGTCTGGCTCTCGGCCGCGGCGCTCCAGCGCACCGGCCTGCTGCCGTTCCTGGACGGTTTCGATCTCCTGCCGATCTAG
- a CDS encoding J domain-containing protein: protein MRGVDYYELLGVGRNASTAEIKSAYRSLAKVMHPDAGGSSLTFRMLQEAYDTLRDPTRRRDYDRGWSFTRPQSRATSTRPPRSGRTGRLRNFGEDPDFVPPKPDVDLGDVPWWHLVDVAQRVRYVPVAGPGHAPALAAVCGWFFLLLPVVAVDFSPLTLTLWLLVVGAAAVAAFRLVRRYLAAVRADRAFAHEVDAEVVHGTTDDRVCERLTADLLARYLTRLPGARVFHGLAWPGSVFADVDHAVLCGRRLVLIESKSWLPGHYAAEDDGTLWRNGHPFRGGGTRLPRSLAVYRKLLPWLEVRTVVVVYPSRAGEVTTDDGADTLVPPMTPAQFVEEIGDWLADDPATVDREAYRLLLAQVVPISRT, encoded by the coding sequence GTGCGCGGGGTCGACTACTACGAGCTCCTCGGGGTGGGCCGCAACGCGTCCACGGCGGAGATCAAGTCCGCCTACCGGTCGTTGGCCAAGGTCATGCACCCCGACGCGGGGGGCTCGTCGCTGACCTTCCGCATGTTGCAAGAGGCCTACGACACGCTCCGCGACCCGACGCGGCGGCGCGACTACGACCGGGGGTGGTCGTTCACCCGGCCGCAGTCCCGGGCGACCTCCACCCGCCCGCCGCGCTCCGGCCGGACCGGGCGGCTGCGCAACTTCGGCGAAGACCCCGACTTCGTACCTCCGAAGCCGGACGTCGATCTCGGCGACGTCCCGTGGTGGCACCTGGTCGACGTCGCGCAGCGGGTCCGGTACGTGCCCGTCGCCGGTCCCGGCCACGCGCCCGCGCTGGCCGCGGTGTGCGGCTGGTTCTTCCTGCTGCTGCCCGTGGTGGCGGTCGACTTCTCGCCGCTCACGCTGACGTTGTGGCTGCTCGTCGTGGGCGCGGCGGCCGTCGCGGCGTTCCGGTTGGTGCGGCGGTACTTGGCGGCCGTGCGGGCGGACCGGGCGTTCGCGCACGAGGTCGACGCGGAGGTGGTCCACGGCACCACGGACGACCGGGTGTGCGAACGGCTCACCGCGGACCTGCTGGCCCGCTACCTGACCAGGTTGCCCGGCGCGCGGGTGTTCCACGGCCTGGCCTGGCCGGGTTCGGTGTTCGCCGACGTGGACCACGCGGTGCTGTGCGGGCGGCGGCTGGTGCTGATCGAGTCGAAGTCGTGGCTGCCGGGGCACTACGCGGCCGAGGACGACGGGACGCTGTGGCGCAACGGGCACCCGTTCCGGGGCGGCGGCACGCGGTTGCCCCGGAGCCTCGCGGTGTACCGGAAGCTGTTGCCGTGGCTGGAGGTCCGCACGGTGGTCGTGGTCTACCCGAGCCGGGCGGGCGAGGTGACGACGGACGACGGGGCCGACACCCTCGTGCCGCCGATGACGCCGGCGCAGTTCGTCGAGGAGATCGGCGACTGGCTGGCCGATGACCCGGCCACCGTGGACCGCGAGGCGTACCGGCTGCTGCTGGCGCAGGTCGTGCCGATCAGCCGCACCTGA